In Lewinellaceae bacterium, the genomic stretch TTGAGTCGGAAGAAGATCTGAGAGCACTGGCAGCAGCCTGCATGGGACCTGGCATGGGTCATGGAGGACACGGTCATAAGGGACCAGGCGGAGAAGGACCAAATGGCCCGGGAAATGGCCATGGAGAAGCTTGCTTTACTCCGGTATTCCCGTTGACACTGGTATTTCCGGATAGTTCCACCGTGGAAGTTGCCGATCAGCAGGCCCTGCACGATGCATGGCATACCTGGCGTGATAATAATCCAGGCGTATCCGGCCACCCGGAACTGGCCTTTCCGGTTACTGTCACCCTGACCGATGGAAGCCAAACCACCATCAACAGCAAAGAAGAACTCATGGCTTTGATAGAAAGCTGTGCCAATTAAAGATTTAGAAAGTAGGTTAAGAGAAGGGTTGGCATAACAGCCCAAGATCTTCAGCAGTCATTTTGGTTTAAGTTGATTCTTGTTTTGTGGTGATGATCTCGTTCGCATTGTAAGATCTTCATCCTGGACGGGAATAACAAAAGAGAAGGACATGACAAAGGACATGTCCTTTTTCTTTTTGTGAGAACATTTTCTTTGCTTTCGCAGTTAAACATGTAAATATCACTGCTTTACAGTTGGCAATTCCTAAGGTGCATCGGTTTGATTATGATCTGGTAGAGGAGCTCTACCGGACCATGGGGAAGCATACCCGGATGAACCGGTGGAAATTTCAGGGCATTAACAGTTCGCTGCTCTGGTATGGTGGAGGACATCCACTGCTGGACCGGCTGGTCGAGCGATCGCACAAGGAGCTGCGGATCAGTTTTGAGCTGTTGCGCTTTGGCTTTATCGTCTGGATCAATGAGCACTCCACTACCTATCTGATGCCGTTGCCTTTTGAAGTCGTTAAATCCATTGAAATTCATTACGAAACGGCCCGTGTCAAGCCTGAACCCGGCACTATTTTTCACTGGTTGTTCAGCCTGGGTATCCGCCCCGACCGCATTGCCAGGTTCGCCAGGCCGCATGAATACGAAGAAGATATGGTACACGTTCATCTGATCATGGAAGATATGGCTCTGCTGTTCTGGACCCATGGACGTAGCTTTGATGAAATTTCTAACTACTTCAGGAAACCTCTGTGTTCGCTGATGCTGCCGGTCAAAGTATTTTCCGGTGATTGATGCATCTTTGCCAGGCATTGCAGAATCGATTTTGCACCCTCTGGATTACCTCTTATCTTCGGGAACTTGAAATCACACCACGACCATGGACCCAAACAAGCAGCTTACGTATGAACAGGTGGCAGGAATGATTGACCATTCCCTCCTGCAACCACAATTATCGGACGATGAAGTAGAAGCCGGATGTGCCTTAGCGGCAAAATACCGGGTGGCATCCGTTTGTGTCCGGCCCAGTGATGTCCGGAAAGCGAGCCAGCTGCTTGAGAATACCGGCGTGAAGGTTTCTACCGTGATTGGCTTTCCCCATGGCGCAAACACCACGGAAACCAAAATGGCTGAAACGCGTGAAGCCATCGAACACGGAGCTGTTGAGCTGGATGTGGTGTTACATATCGGCAAAATGAAATCCGGGGAGTTCGCCTATGTCCAGCAGGAATTGCAGCGCATTACCACCTATGCACATGCACGGGATGTGAAGATCAAGGTGATTTTTGAAAATTGCTACCTGACAGACAAGGAAAAGATCAAAGCATGCGAGATCTGTAATGAGGTAGGTGTGGACTGGGTTAAGACATCCACCGGATATGGCACCGGTGGTGCGACCGATGCGGATCTGATCCTGATGCGCAAATACGCCAAGCCCGGAATTCAAGTCAAAGCGGCGGGTGGTGTCCGGACTCTGGAACGAGCAGCCGAAGTGATCAGCCTTGGCGTTACCCGTATCGGAGCCTCGGCCACGGCAGTGATCCTCGATCCCCTGCTTGGTGTGGCTTCTGACCCGGATGATCTTACTGCACAGGATGGCAGCTATTAATCTTTAACATCAATCCATCCATCTTTTATTTGCGCATATGGTCCGAATGGCATTAAACTTGCGCTGAACCACATTAACACTTTTTTAAGATTCTAATTTGGTTAGTAAATAAAGTGGTTTATTTTCACCGCAACAATCGTCATTACTTATGTCAAACAGCAAACCACGCGTAATTAAAGAATTTGAAAAACTGGATGAGGGCACCCAGCAGCAGATCAAGCTTGCTTATCCCAACGGCTTTGCCGGGCATCTGGTCTTTTACACCAACAAAGACGGCTTGAAGGTCAGCGCATTGCCCTTTGAGACCGATGATAAATACTACCTCGTTAAAATGACTCTTGCGCAGGCTAAAGAAATCGTTCGCGAAGATGAGGACTATGACGATAGCGGCACGCTGAAATCATCAGCAAAAGAGGAATATTCTGAAAAATTTTCTGACCTGGATCATATGGCCGATTATGTCGCCGACGATAGCGGTAGCTCCGATGATGATGACGATGAAGGAGATGATCTGGGTATGAGTGACATGGGAGACGATCAGGATGACGATATGGAAGACTAGACAAGTCATTCTGATACTGAACCTTTCCTGCCTTACCTTTTTAACCTGTTTATTTTCACAGTCTGATGGTCAGGTTGTTGTTCTCGACGATTCAGTGTCGACGGCTTCCTGGAATAACTTGCTAGCCTCCCTGAAGGGAAAGCCTGTATATGTAGACCTCTGGGCTACCTGGTGCGGTCCTTGTCGTGAACAAATGCGACAAAGGAGCAATGTAGAGGCACTGGCAAGCCAATATGATGTACAATTACTGTATATTTCGTTTGATGATGCCGACCGGTATCTGGTGTGGTGGGATTACATTCACGATTTGCCGGTATTTGGGTACCATGTCCTGGGACGGGAGTCGCTGCTGTATGAATTGCGGTCCCGGTTTGGGGACAGTGAAGTGGATGGGAAACCGGCACTTTATATACCCCATTACGTCCTGGTGGATGCAAATGGTCAACTCATTACATCGTCGGCGCCGGAACCCGGCCGGAAAGGCCGGTTGCGCCGAATGTTCCGGAGGCATTTCACTTCAGGATAATCTGGATCATCTGGTTTTATGATCCTGGTCCAGCGTGATCCTTGTCACATAATGACGCCTTGGTCACATCGTAATTTTACAACAAATTAAATGACTTATGGTACCGCAATTTCTTCTTGATCTCAAGGACTGGATCAGCCAGCCCTGGCCATGGTACGTGGGAGGTCCCATGATAGCCATCATCATGTTTATCCTGCTCTGGTTCGGCCGTGAATTTGGTATCTCCGCCAATTTCCGGGTGATGTGCGCCGCCGACGGTGCAGGTGATTTTGCCGATTTCTTCAAATTTGACTGGTCATCCCAGGGCTGGAACCTGATGGTTGCCCTCGGTGCAATGTTTGGAGGTTATCTGGCATCCCATTATTTTATTCCCAATGATGGAGACATCGCACACGTCTCTGCCGCTACGGTGGCAAGTTTGCAAAAACTGGGAATGGACTACCAGGTGGGACATGTTCCCCTGGTCCCGGAGTTTTACAGCTGGGAAGCGCTCTTTAGTCTGCAAGGCATTCTGGTAATCGTCGTTGGAGGCTTTCTGGTTGGTTTCGGAGCACGGTATGCCGGTGGTTGCACTTCCGGTCATGCCATCAGCGGGATCAGCGCCCTGCAACTTCCTTCCATGGTGGCCGTCGTAGGTTTCTTTATGGGAGGACTGGTGATGATCCATTTCATTTATCCACTCATCTTTAAATAACACCTCAATCGTTTGGACCATGAAAATGTCAAGATTCATATTCGTCGGAATACTGTTTGGGATCACCCTCTATAAATCGGAAGCCGTATCCTGGTTCCGGATCTATGAGATGTTCAATTTTCAGTCATTCCACATGTACGGCATCATTTTGTCAGCCATTGCGGCCGGCATCATCGGTGTACAGATCATCAAACGCAATCACCTGAAGTCCATCGAAGGCGAGGAAATCCAGTTTCACGATAAGGACAAGACGTATCCTCGTTACATCATCGGTGGTTTTATATTCGGTTTGGGTTGGGCGCTTGCCGGTGTCTGCCCCGGGCCTATGTTCATCTTATTAGGGAGTGGTTATACCGTCCTGATTGTCTTCCTGGCGAGCGCCATGCTGGGAACTTTCGTATACGGGCTTTTGCGTAAAAGACTCCCGCACTGATTTTCTAACCAAATTAAAATCCAAAATCATGAAAAAATCAGCATATCCCGTTGTGATTATCGGTGCAGGAACTGCAGGGGTAACCGTAGCGGCTCAATTAAAAAGAAAAGACCGGAATCTGGAAGTAGCCATTATCGACCCGGCCGACACCCATTATTACCAACCGGCCTGGACCCTGGTAGCCGCCGGCACATTTAATTATGCCAAGACCGCCCGGCCTATGTCTTCAGTAATACCCAAGGGGGTAGACTGGATCAAAGAAAAAGTAGCTGACATACAGCCGGATCAGAACCAGGTCATTCTGGAAAATGGTGACAAGATCACCTACGAATACCTGGTGGCAGCCCCAGGCATCAAGATCGATCCTGCGCTGATCCCCGGGTTGGCCGAGACCATGGACAAAAATGGTGTGTGCAGCATTTATACCAACCCGAAAAAAGTATGGGAAAACCTGCAAGCCTTCAAAGGTGGAAATGCCCTTTTCACCCAGCCGGCAACACCCATAAAATGTGGGGGAGCACCGCAAAAAATCATGTATCTGTCCGATGATTATTTCCGCAGGACCGGTGTACGGGATAAAACGAATATCATCTTTGCCACGCCCGGTACCATCATCTTCGGAACACCGGAATTTGCCAAGACCCTGATGGAGGTAGTCGATCGCAAACACATCCAGCTGCGGTTCTTCCATCAGCTGATCCGCGTCGACGGACCCAATAAGAAGGCGTACTACAAGATCACTGCCAATGCCGATAACCCGGCGAAACTATACCATAACGAGTTTGACTTTGGGCAGAAGCTGATCACGGAAACAGAAGTGGAGATCCCGTTTGATCTCATGCACCTGGCACCACCACAGGCGGCTCCAGATTTCTTCCGCAAGACTAAACTGGCTAACCAGGCAGGATGGGCCAACGTTGACATCCACACCCTGCAGCATAAAGAATACGCCAATGTATTCGCACTGGGTGATGTAGCAGACCTTCCTACCGCCAAGACCGGAGCTGCCGTACGGAAACAGGCACCGGTGGTCGTCGAGAATATCAGTCGGTTGCGCGCCAGCCAGAAACAGATGACGGATGCCTATACCGGCTATTCTTCCTGTCCGCTGGTCACCGGCTACGGTAAAATGTTGCTGGCCGAATTCGGCTACGACAACATCCGTATGAGCGACCCGATGATCTCACGTTTCGTCGATACCACCAAGGAACAATATTCCATGTGGATTCTGAAGAAATATGGATTGCCTTTCATGTATTGGAATCTGATGCTGAAAGGCTTAGCATAGGTTAGACAGTAGACAGTAGACAGTAGATAGTAGTTATAAGACAGTAGAATCTAAAGTCTACCATCTAGAATCTAAAATCTAATAAAGATATACTTGGTATCATAAGCGCCCCTGTCATTCGCTGCTGAGCGTTGGCAGGGGTTTCTTTTTAAGTTGTCAGTAATCAGTAGTCGGATGGTCTGGGTACTGATTACCATCTACTGTATACTACCTATCAAAGACTCGACACCAGATAGATAAACTGTGCTTTGAGCTCTTCTCTAACGTGGTCAGCCAGGAAAGCAGCATCGAGGGCATCCAGATTGGTCTGGATAAAATCCTCCAAGGTCCAGTCAAATGCATCCCGGATCAGCAGATACTCTTTGGTCAAGGTCGTATCTGAAAGGGTGCGTCCATCGGTATTGATACAGAGGGGGATGCCGTAGCGGAACAAAGCATTTATGGGGTGGTCAGCAATCGTTGGGAAGACCTGGGTCTGAATGTTACTGGTGGGACATACTTCCAGGAAGATACGGTGTTCTTTAAGGTATCGCATCAGAGAAGGGTCTTCGATGCTGCGAACCCCATGGCCCAGGCGTTGCGGCTGAAAATCCTGGAGCGTCTCCCATACCGACTCCGGACCGCGTGCTTCTCCGGCATGTGCCGTGCAGGGAATGCCGGCTTCATGGACGATCTGAAATGCCTGAACGTGATTGTCTACCGGATAGTGTGCTTCATCCGATGCAATATCAAAAGCCACCACTCCCTGATCGTGATACTTGATCACCAGCTGCGCCGTCTGCATGCTTTGTTTCGCTGCATAGTGCCGTAAAGTGCACAGGATCAGCCCCGCACGAATGCCATACTGTGTTTGTGCCGCGTTCATGGCTTCCAGGACGGTTTCAACAACTGCTTCCGGCGACATTCCTTGCCGGAGGTGTTCCAATGGTGCAAAACGGATCTCAGCGTAGATCACCTGATCCCTGGCCAGCTGTTCAAATAGGTCTAAGGTCACCGCCTGAAGTCCTGTACGGTCCTGCATCAATTCGATACCATGGGAGGCCGTATCGATGTACTCATTAAGGTCCTGACTGGGGAATGGAGCAATAAACAAGTCCCGGTATTCCTGTTCACGGATGCCTGGACGCAATTGTTCCACCAGCCGGTAACTCAGCGAGCAGTCCAGATGTACATGCAGTTCAACTTTCGGCAGGGTGGCGATGTCCATGGAGTGAAAATAAGGATAGTATTGGGTATTGAGTATTCAGTTGACGGACAAATTCACCAGAGAAGATGCAGTGA encodes the following:
- the deoC gene encoding deoxyribose-phosphate aldolase; its protein translation is MDPNKQLTYEQVAGMIDHSLLQPQLSDDEVEAGCALAAKYRVASVCVRPSDVRKASQLLENTGVKVSTVIGFPHGANTTETKMAETREAIEHGAVELDVVLHIGKMKSGEFAYVQQELQRITTYAHARDVKIKVIFENCYLTDKEKIKACEICNEVGVDWVKTSTGYGTGGATDADLILMRKYAKPGIQVKAAGGVRTLERAAEVISLGVTRIGASATAVILDPLLGVASDPDDLTAQDGSY
- a CDS encoding TlpA family protein disulfide reductase, with amino-acid sequence MTIWKTRQVILILNLSCLTFLTCLFSQSDGQVVVLDDSVSTASWNNLLASLKGKPVYVDLWATWCGPCREQMRQRSNVEALASQYDVQLLYISFDDADRYLVWWDYIHDLPVFGYHVLGRESLLYELRSRFGDSEVDGKPALYIPHYVLVDANGQLITSSAPEPGRKGRLRRMFRRHFTSG
- a CDS encoding YeeE/YedE family protein, which encodes MVPQFLLDLKDWISQPWPWYVGGPMIAIIMFILLWFGREFGISANFRVMCAADGAGDFADFFKFDWSSQGWNLMVALGAMFGGYLASHYFIPNDGDIAHVSAATVASLQKLGMDYQVGHVPLVPEFYSWEALFSLQGILVIVVGGFLVGFGARYAGGCTSGHAISGISALQLPSMVAVVGFFMGGLVMIHFIYPLIFK
- a CDS encoding YeeE/YedE family protein, giving the protein MKMSRFIFVGILFGITLYKSEAVSWFRIYEMFNFQSFHMYGIILSAIAAGIIGVQIIKRNHLKSIEGEEIQFHDKDKTYPRYIIGGFIFGLGWALAGVCPGPMFILLGSGYTVLIVFLASAMLGTFVYGLLRKRLPH
- a CDS encoding NAD(P)/FAD-dependent oxidoreductase; the protein is MKKSAYPVVIIGAGTAGVTVAAQLKRKDRNLEVAIIDPADTHYYQPAWTLVAAGTFNYAKTARPMSSVIPKGVDWIKEKVADIQPDQNQVILENGDKITYEYLVAAPGIKIDPALIPGLAETMDKNGVCSIYTNPKKVWENLQAFKGGNALFTQPATPIKCGGAPQKIMYLSDDYFRRTGVRDKTNIIFATPGTIIFGTPEFAKTLMEVVDRKHIQLRFFHQLIRVDGPNKKAYYKITANADNPAKLYHNEFDFGQKLITETEVEIPFDLMHLAPPQAAPDFFRKTKLANQAGWANVDIHTLQHKEYANVFALGDVADLPTAKTGAAVRKQAPVVVENISRLRASQKQMTDAYTGYSSCPLVTGYGKMLLAEFGYDNIRMSDPMISRFVDTTKEQYSMWILKKYGLPFMYWNLMLKGLA
- the add gene encoding adenosine deaminase, whose protein sequence is MDIATLPKVELHVHLDCSLSYRLVEQLRPGIREQEYRDLFIAPFPSQDLNEYIDTASHGIELMQDRTGLQAVTLDLFEQLARDQVIYAEIRFAPLEHLRQGMSPEAVVETVLEAMNAAQTQYGIRAGLILCTLRHYAAKQSMQTAQLVIKYHDQGVVAFDIASDEAHYPVDNHVQAFQIVHEAGIPCTAHAGEARGPESVWETLQDFQPQRLGHGVRSIEDPSLMRYLKEHRIFLEVCPTSNIQTQVFPTIADHPINALFRYGIPLCINTDGRTLSDTTLTKEYLLIRDAFDWTLEDFIQTNLDALDAAFLADHVREELKAQFIYLVSSL